The following DNA comes from Elusimicrobiota bacterium.
CGGCGCGCCCGGCGCGATCCTCGCGACGAACACCTCGTCCTTGCCCATCACCGACATCGCCGCTTCCTTAAAAGACCCGTCGCGCGTCATCGGCATGCACTTCATGAATCCGGTCCCGGTCATGAAGCTCGTCGAGATCATCCGCGGCAAGAGGACCTCGGACGCGGCGACCGAGGCGACGAAGGCGCTGACCGCCGCCTTGGGGAAGATCCCGGCCGTCGCCAACGATTTCCCGGGCTTCGTCTCGAACCGCGTCCTCATGCCCATGATCAACGAGGCGATCCTGTGCCTCGAGGAAGGCGTCTCGACGAAGGAGGACATCGACACCATCATGAAGCTCGGCATGGCGCACCCGATGGGGCCCATCGCGCTCGCCGACTACATCGGCCTCGACGTGTGCCTGGCCATCATGGAGGTCCTCGACAAGGGCTTCGGCGGCGTGAAGTACAAGCCGGCCGGCCTGCTGCGCAGGATGGTCGCGGAAGGCAGGCTGGGCGTCAAGTCGGGCGCCGGCTTCTACGAGTACCCGAAAAAATAACATGGATTTCAATTACACCGAATCGATGGCGATGCTGCGCGACTCCGCGCGGGAGTTCGCCGACAAGCGCCTCAAGCCCGGAGCCCTGGAGTGGGACGAGCACGAGGCGATCCCCGCCGAGGTTTATAAAGAGGGCGCCGAGCTGGGCTTCTTCGGCCTGTCCGTGCCCGAGGAGTTCGGCGGGCTGGGCGTCGATCCTCTCGCCTACGCGGCGGCGATGGAGGAGCTTGCGCGCGGCTCGGCCTCCTTCCAGGTCTGCGCCACGGTGCACAACTCCCTCGTCTGCGCGGCGATCGCCAAGCACGGCACCGACGAGCAGAAGAAGCGGTACCTGCCCAAGCTGGCCTCCGGCGAATGGATCGGCGCGTACTCGCTGTCCGAGCCCGGCGCCGGGACCGATGCCGGCTCGCTGTCCACCTCGGCCGTCGACGCGGGCGACCACTGGCTCGTCAACGGGACCAAGTCGTGGGTCACCAACGGCGGTTTCGCGACCGTGTTCCTGACCTTCGTCTCCACGAACAAGGAGGCGGGCTCCCGCGGCATCACCTGCCTGCTCGTCGAGAAGGGCATGCCCGGCTTCACCGTCGGCAAGAAGGAGAAGAAGATGGGCCTGCGCGCCTCCGACACGCGCGAGATCAACTTCAACGGCGCGAAGATCCCGAAGACGGCCCTGCTCGGCGGGGTCGGGGGCGGCTTCAAGATCGCGATGAGCCAGCTGGACTCCGGCCGCATCGGCATCGCCGCGCAGGCCGTCGGCATCGCCCAGGCGGCGCTCGAGGAGGCGGTCTCCTACGCGAAGCAGCGCAAGCAGTTCGGCAAGAAGCTCTCCGAGTTCCAGCTCACCCAGGCCAAGCTCTCCGACATGGCGACCAACATCGCCGCGGCGCGCCTGCTCGTCTACCGCGCGGCGTCGCGCCTGGCGAACGGGGAGAAATGCACGATGGAGGCGTCGATGGCGAAGTCCTTCGCCTCGCGCATCGCCAACAAGGCCTGCTTCGACGCCGTGCAGATACACGGCGGCAACGGCTTCGTGCGCGAGTTCCCCGTCGAGCGCTACTACCGCGACGTGCGCGTCACCGAGATCTACGAGGGCACGACCGAGATCCAGAGCCTCATCGTCGCCCGCGAGGTCCTCGGATGACGGCCGGGCTTCTCCTGACGCTCGCGTTGGCCTGCCCGGCTCCGGCGGCGGCGCCGCACCGGGCCGCGGAGCATGGGGAGCATTATCTCCCGGTCACGATCGGTCCCGAATACATCGACCTGGTGACCCAGCTCCGGGCCAAGAGCGGGCGCAAGCCGGACTTCGAGTACCGGCAGAACGCGATCAAGGGCCTGCGCGTGACCGAGTCGATCGACCGCAGCCAGGCGCCGGGAGGGCATACCTCTGCCCTTCTCGTCGTGCGCGACGCGAAGGACAAGAAACGCGCCCGCGCGCTGGCGCGCGAGGTGATCGAGCCGGAGGATTGGGCCGACGTCGCTGCGACTCTGGCTCGGAGGACCTTGACCGTCGCGGAGCACCTGAAGGCCGTGAGGAAGAACGTCGCCTTCATCGACGGCCACGTCTCTCCGGGGTATGTGACGGTGGACCTCGTCTGGGTCGAGCGGCAGCTGGGGCGCGACCTGGACGGCGTCGCCGCCGCGCTCTACCTCGCCCGTTCGCCTCGGGGCGTGAGCAAGACCAAGGAGTCCAAGCCGTTGCCGGCCAGCGGCGTCGCGCCGTAGCCGGCGGAGAGGGCCTTCTCGAGGCGGGCAGCCGCTTCCGGACGGGAGCGCCAGGCCCAATCCTTGTAGAGCACCAGCCGCGGGTCCGCGCCGACGCGCGCGCGTTGGAGCTCGAAGGCGGGGAGGTCCTCGAGGAGCAGGAACGCCGCGGCCGCGGGACGCCGCGCCACCTCGCGCACGAACGGGGGGTTGAAGGCGGCCACGAAGGCGCGCTCCGGGATCAGGTGCGCCGACTTCTCCAGGAAGCGCCGCGAGGCCTCGTGCTCCGCCTCGGGCGCCGCCGGCGGGGCGAAGGCGAGCCCCGCCGCGAGCAGGGCCGCGGGGACGGCCGCGCCGGAAAGCCAGGCCGAGGCCGAGACGGCGAGCGGCAGGAGCACGGCGAGAGCGTAGCGGTCCTCGGTCCCCGTGTCGAAGCGCCCTCGGAAAAAACAGCCGTACAGCAGGAACAGCGCCGCCGACAGGGCCGCGAGCCGGGCGGCGGGGCGCTTCGTGAAGGCGGCTAGGGCCGCCGGGACGAGGAGGAGCAGGAACTCGGCCCGCGAAGCGAGAAAGGAGACGTTGGGCCCGATCTGGCGGGCCAGGTGCGAGAGCGGCGCGGTCGTCGCGGCGGAATAGCCCGGCAGGGCGTCGGCGCGATTGGCGAGCGCGATGGCGGCGGGAAAGGCGGCGCCGAGGAGCGCGGGCAGATAAACGGCGAAGGGCGCCCGGATCAGCGCGGCATACCCGATGAGCAGGGAGTTCTCGGGACGGACCTGGACGGCGAAGGCGACGGTGCATGCCGCGAAGGCGTCGAGACGCGGCTCCTTCTCCCGGGCGTGGAGGGCGGCGAGCGCGGCGGCGAGCCAGAATATCGACGAGCTGGTGAGGTCGCTCGCCCTTCCGTAGCGCACGGCCAGCGGCAGGGCCGCCCAGGCGAACGCGGCGGCCAGGGCCCCGCGCTCGTCGTCGAACAGCTCGAGGGCCGCCCAGAACACGAACAGCGCGGTGAGCGTCGACAGGAGCGCGCTCCAGAGGAAGGCGCCGCCGCCGGTCAGCCTCATGAACGCGGCCAAGGCGACATGGTGTCCTCCCGGCCACGTCGGACGCGAGAGGACGTCCCAGCCGGGAAGGCCGCCCGCCAGCGTTTCCACGAACCGCCCCGACGCGGCGAGGTGGCGCGCGATGTCGAGGTGCTCGAACTCGTCGTTGTAGACGAGATGGGCCCCGCCCGCGGCGAGGCGCAGGGCCAGGGCCGCGAGCAGGAGCGCGCCGAGCAGGCACCCGGCGCGCGCGCTCAGGCGCTCCCGCAGGCGGCCGAGCGCCGCGGGGAGCAAAGCGAGCCACCCCGCGAGGAGCAGAGCCAGCGCCGCGGGATAGGCCTCCGCCATCAGCGGCGCGTGAGCTTCTTGTAGTGGATGCGCTTGGGCTGCACGTCGCCGAGCCGCTTCTTCTTGTCTTCCTCGTACGCCTCGAAGTTCCCCTCGAACCAGGTCACCTGCGAGTCGCCCTCGAAGGCGAGGATGTGCGTGGCGATGCGGTCGAGGAACCAGCGGTCGTGGCTGATGACGACGGCGCAGCCGGGGAAGGCCTGGATCGCCTCCTCGAGCGCGCGCAAGGTGTGCACGTCGAGGTCGTTGGTCGGCTCGTCGAGGAGGAGGACGTTGGCGCCCTCCTTGAGCATCTTGGCGAGGTGGACGCGGTTGCGCTCTCCGCCTGAGAGGTTCTTGACCAGCTTCTGCTGGTCCTGGCCGGCGAAATTGAAGCGGCCGCAGTACGCGCGCGAAGGCATTTCGAGCTTGCCCAATTTCACTATGTCGAGGCCGTCGGAGATGACCTCCCAGACGTTCTTCTCGCCGTCGAGCTGGCGGTTCTGGTCGACGTAGCCGAGCTTGACCGTCTCGCCGACCTTGAAGCTGCCCGCGTCGGGCTTCTCGAGCCCGGTGATCATTCGGAAGAGCGTGGTCTTGCCCGCGCCGTTGGGCCCGATGACGCCGACGATGCCGTTGGGGGGGAGCTTGAAGGTGAGGTTCTCGTAGAGGAGCTTGTCGCCGTAGGCCTTGGCGATGCCGTCGGCCTCGATGACGGTGTCGCCGAGGCGGGGCCCCGGCGGGATGTACAGCTCGAGCGCGTCGTAGCTCTTCTCCTTCTGCGACTCCTCGAGCATCTTGTCGTAGTTGGACAGGCGGGCCTTGGACTTGGCTCGGCGGCCCTTCACGCCGGCGCGCACCCACTCGAGCTCCTCGGCCAGGGCCTTCTGCATCTTGGTCTCGGACTTGGCCTCCTGCGCGAGGCGGTTGCCCTTTTGCTCGAGCCAAGAAGCGTAGTTCCCTTTATACGGGATGCCTTCGCCCCGGTCCAACTCCAAGATCCAGCCGGCCACGTTGTCGAGGAAGTAGCGGTCGTGGGTGACGGCGATGATGGTGCCCTCGTACTTCGACAGGTGCTGCTCGAGCCACTCCACCGACTCGGCGTCGAGGTGGTTGGTCGGCTCGTCGAGGAGCAGGATGTCGGGCTTCTGCAGCAGCAGGCGGCACATCGCCACGCGCCGCTTCTCGCCGCCGGACAAGGTCCCGCACTTCTGGTCGGAGGGCGGGCAGCGCAGGGCGTCCATCGCGACCTCGAGCGTGCTGTCGATCTCCCAGGCGTTGGTCGTGTCGATGCGCTCCTGGAGCTTGCCCTGCTTGTCGAGCAGCTTCTCCATGCCCTCGGGCGTCAGGTTCGGGTCGGCGAGCTGGTCGTTGATCGCGTTGTAGTCGGCGAGCAGCTTCATCGTCTCGGCCACGCCCTCCGAGACGGTGTCCTTGACCGTCTTCTCCGGGTCGAGCTGCGGCTCCTGCTCGAGGAGGCCGATCGTGTAGCCTTTGGACTGCGTGATCTGGCCGGTGTACTCCGTGTCCTTGCCCGCCATGATGCGCAGGAGCGTGGACTTGCCCGAGCCGTTGTCGCCGAGCACGCCGATCTTCGCGCCGTAGTAGAAGGAGAGATAGATGCCCTTGAGCACCTGCTTCTTCGGCGGGTGGATGCGGCCCACGTCGATGAGCGAGTAGATGATCTGCTTCGTGTCGGTCGTGGTGCTGGCCATGTCGGGTTACCTCTTCGGGGGATGAGCCTGGAGCCAGGCGCGTTGGACGGCCCAGGCGGAGACGGCGGCGAGTAAAGAGAGCGCGGCGTGCTTCGCGATCGGAGGAAGCGAGGCGGCCTGCGCCGCGGCCAGCGCCAGGACGCCGAGCTGGATCTGCGCGGCGCCGACGAAGGCGACGAAGGAGTCCTCGTCGGCGGCGGCCATCAGGGCGAGGGGCAGCACCGCGACGCAGTAGGCCCAGAGGAGGCGCAGGAGGAAGGGCAGGTGCTCCCGCTCGAGCACGGGGGAGGAGGCGGCCCAGGTCCAGGCACACAGCGCGCCGGCCGTCATCACCGCCGCGCCGAGCGCGTACAGGCGGCCGTGGCGCCGGGCGAGGAGGTGGCCGGGCAGCAGGATCATCTGCAGGACGAGCGGCATCAGCGCCGCGCCGAGCACGCCGGCGGCGAGGAGCTTGAGCTCGTCGGCGACGACGAGCCACACCGCGGTCGGCAAGGTCAGCCAGGAGGACAGGTACAGGGCGACTCGGCCGCGCTCGGCGGCGCGCGACCATTCCGGGGGGACGCGCAGGAAGGACAGGGGCAGCTTCGAGGTCGGCGGGGTCATTTGACCGTCTCCCGGCCGTGAAAGAGCATCTCGGCGCTCGCCTTGTCGGACGCCTCGCTCATGACCTCTTTGAACGCCCGGACCTTCTCGTCGGCCGCGCCGTAGCGGAACGCGACGCAGGGGATGCCCACCGCCGTCATCGCCGCGTCCACGCTCTTCGCGTGCCGCGGCTTGTCGTCGACGTAGACGACGCGCGTCGGGCGCATGCCGATCTTCTCCAGGAAGGCGAGCAGCGCCTTCCCCTTGTCCGGGCCGTCCCCGACGAAGTAGACGCCCCGGCTGTAGCGCCCCGTCGGCGCGAAGGTCAGGCCGCCCTTGGCCGCGGCGCTCTTCTCCAAGTCCAAGCCGATCGCCTCGAGCTGGGCGAATGTGGCGGCGGCGTCCTCGGGCCCGCGCGCGGTCAGGGCGAGGACCTTGACCCCGCGCTTCTGCTCCTCGCGCACGAGGACCGGCGTGAGGTCCTCGACGGGCTTGACCTTGACCGTCCCGAGCGTCTTGGTCCACAGCTCTCCGGCCTTCTTCTCGGCGGAGTCCGCGTCGAGCCCGTCGCGCCGGAGGGCCTTCACGACGTAGTCGTACCACTGGTCCGAGCCGATGTTCCCGACGGGCTCGACGAGCGTGTTGTCGATGTCGAAGACGAGCAAGGTCGTGGGCCGGATGTCGGCGGCGATCTCGGACATCGACTTGATCTCGCGCACCTCCGCGCGGGCGGCGGCGGCCGGCAGCAGAAGGGCGAGAGCGAGCGCCTTCATTTGATGTGGAGCCGCTTCTGGTCGAGCGTGTTGCGCAGCAGGTCGATCTCCCGGGCCGTCGGCAGCGCGACCTCGGCGAGGCGGGGCGCCTTCTTGAGGGCCCAGCCGATGTTCTCCTGGACCTTCTCGAACGTCACGCCGGGATAGAGGGCGGTCAAGGTCAGCTCGCCGTCGGCGCCGGGCTCGAGTATGCCCATGTTGGTGATGACCTTCTTGACGCGCCTGCCATTGGAGGTGATGAAGTCCACCTTGTCGGGGAAGGCGCGCTTATCGAGCTTGGTCACGATGAGCACGCGCTGCGCGTGCTGGGCGATCTCGCAGGCGCCGCCGGAGCCGGGCAGGCGCACCTTCGGGGAGGCGTACGGGCCGACGGCCGTCGTGTTGATGTTCCCGCGCTTGTCGACCTGCGCGCCGCCGAGGAAGCCGATCTGGATCTTGCCGTTCTGCAGGAAGCTCTGAAAAATATCGGACATCGAGGTGACCATCAGCGAGCCGGTGACCAAAGCGGGGTCGCCGATCGACGGGGGCACGCGGTCGGGCACGGCGCCGACGGCGCCGGACTCGTAGATCAAGGTCATGTTCGGCGCGTGGGTCGCGCGCGCCAGGTTGCAGGCGAGGTTCGGCAGGCCGATGCCCACGAACACCACGTCGCCGTCGCCGATCTCGCGCGCGGCCAGCACGCACATGAGCTCATTGAGGGTATAGTCGGTCGAAGCCTGGGTCGCGGCGGTCATGGGTCTATTTTAGAATGTTTTGCCCTTTCCAGGGACATCTCTCGTGCCCGTAATACCGCCGATAGGCCTCGATCTCTCCCAGGGCGTCGGTCGG
Coding sequences within:
- a CDS encoding NAD-binding protein, which codes for MDITRVCVVGGGTMGNGIAHVFASKGYHVTLVEAKKELADKAVATISKNMDRQVAKGGMTAADKDAALARLKTATSIAEAAGFQFAVEAVPERLDVKTAVFKELEAHGAPGAILATNTSSLPITDIAASLKDPSRVIGMHFMNPVPVMKLVEIIRGKRTSDAATEATKALTAALGKIPAVANDFPGFVSNRVLMPMINEAILCLEEGVSTKEDIDTIMKLGMAHPMGPIALADYIGLDVCLAIMEVLDKGFGGVKYKPAGLLRRMVAEGRLGVKSGAGFYEYPKK
- a CDS encoding DUF2608 domain-containing protein; the protein is MKALALALLLPAAAARAEVREIKSMSEIAADIRPTTLLVFDIDNTLVEPVGNIGSDQWYDYVVKALRRDGLDADSAEKKAGELWTKTLGTVKVKPVEDLTPVLVREEQKRGVKVLALTARGPEDAAATFAQLEAIGLDLEKSAAAKGGLTFAPTGRYSRGVYFVGDGPDKGKALLAFLEKIGMRPTRVVYVDDKPRHAKSVDAAMTAVGIPCVAFRYGAADEKVRAFKEVMSEASDKASAEMLFHGRETVK
- a CDS encoding CoA-transferase subunit beta, whose amino-acid sequence is MCVLAAREIGDGDVVFVGIGLPNLACNLARATHAPNMTLIYESGAVGAVPDRVPPSIGDPALVTGSLMVTSMSDIFQSFLQNGKIQIGFLGGAQVDKRGNINTTAVGPYASPKVRLPGSGGACEIAQHAQRVLIVTKLDKRAFPDKVDFITSNGRRVKKVITNMGILEPGADGELTLTALYPGVTFEKVQENIGWALKKAPRLAEVALPTAREIDLLRNTLDQKRLHIK
- a CDS encoding acyl-CoA dehydrogenase family protein, whose amino-acid sequence is MDFNYTESMAMLRDSAREFADKRLKPGALEWDEHEAIPAEVYKEGAELGFFGLSVPEEFGGLGVDPLAYAAAMEELARGSASFQVCATVHNSLVCAAIAKHGTDEQKKRYLPKLASGEWIGAYSLSEPGAGTDAGSLSTSAVDAGDHWLVNGTKSWVTNGGFATVFLTFVSTNKEAGSRGITCLLVEKGMPGFTVGKKEKKMGLRASDTREINFNGAKIPKTALLGGVGGGFKIAMSQLDSGRIGIAAQAVGIAQAALEEAVSYAKQRKQFGKKLSEFQLTQAKLSDMATNIAAARLLVYRAASRLANGEKCTMEASMAKSFASRIANKACFDAVQIHGGNGFVREFPVERYYRDVRVTEIYEGTTEIQSLIVAREVLG
- the ettA gene encoding energy-dependent translational throttle protein EttA, with the protein product MASTTTDTKQIIYSLIDVGRIHPPKKQVLKGIYLSFYYGAKIGVLGDNGSGKSTLLRIMAGKDTEYTGQITQSKGYTIGLLEQEPQLDPEKTVKDTVSEGVAETMKLLADYNAINDQLADPNLTPEGMEKLLDKQGKLQERIDTTNAWEIDSTLEVAMDALRCPPSDQKCGTLSGGEKRRVAMCRLLLQKPDILLLDEPTNHLDAESVEWLEQHLSKYEGTIIAVTHDRYFLDNVAGWILELDRGEGIPYKGNYASWLEQKGNRLAQEAKSETKMQKALAEELEWVRAGVKGRRAKSKARLSNYDKMLEESQKEKSYDALELYIPPGPRLGDTVIEADGIAKAYGDKLLYENLTFKLPPNGIVGVIGPNGAGKTTLFRMITGLEKPDAGSFKVGETVKLGYVDQNRQLDGEKNVWEVISDGLDIVKLGKLEMPSRAYCGRFNFAGQDQQKLVKNLSGGERNRVHLAKMLKEGANVLLLDEPTNDLDVHTLRALEEAIQAFPGCAVVISHDRWFLDRIATHILAFEGDSQVTWFEGNFEAYEEDKKKRLGDVQPKRIHYKKLTRR